The Methylacidimicrobium sp. B4 genome contains a region encoding:
- the argA gene encoding amino-acid N-acetyltransferase, whose amino-acid sequence MNFTNLRGILTYVPEFRDKIFVIAIDGAVVTHENFANLALDLAVLRSLSVRVIVVHGIGRQMRELAAERSIPLSSSDGTGPTDTATLKVSLAASCQVAQQILAAFGAADLRAALPNALVVHPFGIVGGVNYLLTGRIERVDTAFLHDLLDRGIVPIISPIGSDREGNLFRVNSDAVAVAIAEAVRAVKLIYLSGEVDYAKESDLARQLSVSEAESFVHRHGNTTSPLLLSKLSHSIAACRSGVRRIHLLDIRIDEALLSELFSQVGVGTMVYAEGYESIRKAQKKDVRSILQLISQSVDAAELLPRTRQSILARLDDYYVLEIDRGLVGCVALHRFPDSSQAEVACLSVARVYENQGLGRKLVHFAHSVAREEGIRQLFALSARTYNFFTQKVGFREGTPDDLPPSRRLLYEQSGRRSKVLLKPVL is encoded by the coding sequence ATGAACTTCACGAACCTGCGGGGGATTCTCACCTATGTTCCCGAGTTTCGAGACAAGATCTTCGTCATCGCGATCGACGGGGCAGTCGTCACCCACGAAAACTTCGCGAATCTCGCGCTCGACCTTGCCGTTCTCCGCAGCCTGAGCGTGCGCGTGATCGTCGTCCACGGCATCGGCCGCCAGATGCGGGAGCTCGCCGCCGAACGTTCGATCCCTCTCTCTTCCTCGGACGGAACCGGACCCACCGACACCGCGACCTTGAAGGTGAGCCTGGCCGCATCCTGCCAGGTGGCGCAGCAGATTCTCGCCGCATTCGGAGCCGCCGATCTTCGGGCGGCCCTGCCCAACGCGCTGGTGGTCCACCCCTTCGGGATCGTCGGAGGAGTCAACTACCTGCTGACCGGACGGATCGAGCGGGTCGACACCGCCTTCCTTCACGACCTTCTCGATCGCGGCATCGTACCGATCATCAGTCCGATCGGCTCCGACCGAGAGGGCAATCTCTTCCGGGTCAACTCCGATGCGGTGGCGGTCGCCATCGCAGAGGCCGTCCGTGCGGTGAAGCTGATCTACCTTTCGGGTGAAGTCGATTACGCCAAGGAGAGCGACCTGGCGCGACAGCTCTCCGTGAGCGAGGCCGAGTCCTTCGTTCATCGCCATGGGAACACGACCTCCCCGCTCCTGCTTTCCAAGCTTTCCCACTCGATTGCCGCCTGCCGGAGCGGAGTGCGGCGGATTCACCTCCTCGACATTCGGATCGATGAAGCGCTCCTCTCCGAGCTCTTTTCCCAGGTGGGGGTGGGTACGATGGTCTACGCCGAGGGGTACGAGTCGATCCGAAAGGCGCAGAAAAAGGATGTCCGCTCGATCCTCCAGCTCATCTCCCAATCGGTGGATGCCGCCGAGCTGCTGCCCCGCACCCGACAGAGCATTCTGGCCCGGCTCGACGATTACTACGTACTGGAGATCGACCGGGGACTCGTCGGCTGCGTGGCCCTCCATCGCTTCCCGGACTCCTCGCAGGCCGAAGTCGCTTGCCTTTCTGTCGCTCGAGTCTACGAAAACCAAGGGCTCGGACGAAAGCTCGTCCATTTCGCCCACTCGGTCGCGCGCGAGGAGGGAATCCGGCAGCTCTTCGCGCTCTCGGCCCGGACGTATAACTTCTTTACCCAGAAGGTCGGGTTCCGCGAGGGGACTCCGGACGATCTGCCGCCGAGCCGCCGGCTCCTCTACGAGCAGAGCGGTCGGCGCTCGAAGGTTCTCCTCAAGCCGGTCCTTTAA
- a CDS encoding ketose-bisphosphate aldolase: MIVTTAELFRCAYGKYAIGAYNINNMEQSLGLFRGCAQAQAPFIIQISRGARKYADKRMLEAIIRASESIYPESIFAVHLDHGDEETCYDCIDSGFYSSVMIDASHHPFEENVAVTRRVVERAHAKGVSVEAELGMLGGVEEDIKVEEGHACLTDPEEAKAFVERTGCDSLACAIGTSHGAYKFKGRQSIHFDVLEAISKRLPGFPLVMHGSSSVPQEEVSRINAAGGKLDPSACGVDDNEYLPAARLGVTKINIDTDGRLVWTRVHREYLRDHPEDFDFRGAGRTYMAEYANFIAHKSEKLGCAKQLESVRKAILAQRGA; encoded by the coding sequence ATGATTGTCACGACAGCGGAACTGTTTCGTTGCGCCTATGGAAAATATGCGATCGGCGCGTACAATATCAACAACATGGAGCAGTCCCTCGGCCTCTTCCGGGGATGCGCGCAGGCACAGGCTCCCTTCATCATCCAAATCTCGAGAGGAGCAAGGAAGTACGCGGACAAGCGAATGCTCGAAGCGATCATCCGGGCCTCCGAAAGCATCTATCCGGAAAGCATCTTCGCCGTTCACCTCGACCATGGTGATGAGGAGACCTGCTATGACTGCATCGATTCGGGCTTCTACAGCTCGGTCATGATCGATGCCTCGCACCACCCGTTCGAGGAGAACGTCGCCGTTACCCGTCGCGTGGTCGAGCGGGCCCATGCCAAGGGGGTGAGCGTAGAGGCTGAGCTCGGAATGCTCGGCGGGGTCGAAGAGGATATCAAGGTTGAAGAGGGTCACGCCTGCCTCACCGACCCAGAAGAGGCAAAGGCGTTCGTCGAGCGGACGGGCTGCGATTCCCTCGCCTGCGCGATCGGAACGAGCCACGGGGCCTACAAGTTCAAGGGGAGACAGTCGATCCATTTCGACGTGCTGGAAGCGATCTCCAAGCGCCTGCCCGGTTTTCCGCTCGTGATGCACGGAAGCTCGAGCGTTCCTCAGGAGGAAGTGAGTCGGATCAATGCGGCGGGCGGGAAGCTCGATCCGAGCGCCTGTGGCGTGGACGACAACGAATACCTCCCTGCGGCAAGGCTGGGAGTCACCAAGATCAACATTGACACCGACGGACGCCTGGTATGGACGCGCGTCCACCGCGAGTATTTGCGCGATCATCCAGAGGACTTCGACTTCCGCGGAGCGGGCCGGACCTACATGGCCGAGTATGCGAATTTCATCGCACACAAGAGCGAAAAGCTGGGTTGCGCCAAGCAGCTCGAGTCGGTGCGCAAGGCGATCCTCGCTCAGCGAGGTGCCTAG
- the pckA gene encoding phosphoenolpyruvate carboxykinase (ATP) produces the protein MNGGYVAYTAGLESLGIRNVREVYWNLTTPALYEAAIRRYEGMVSHLGPFVFRTGEHTGRLPKDKFLVQEPASRDKIWWGAVNQPLSPEAFELLRRRLLAYLQGKDLFIQDCYGGADPRHRIPLRIITERAVHSLFARTLFVREKDRSKLPHANPAFTILHAPDFRADPAVDGIRSEAFITIHLGQGLVLIGGTAYAGEIKKSVFTILNYLFPPQGILSMHCSANFGASPKETAIFFGLSGTGKTTLSADPHRTLIGDDEHGWTDTGIFNFEGGCYAKVIRLSAHGEPEIFAASQRFGTLLENVSLDVDSRRVDFDDASLTENTRSAYPVHYLPHAVEDGMGGHPKQVVFLACDAFGILPPVSRLTRDQALYHFLSGYTAKVAGTEVGVRSPEATFSTCFGAPFLVHPPKVYAELLKKKLEEHGAHVWLVNTGWTAGPYGEGRRIPLSTTRAIVHAICDGSLAKADCVEEPFFGLRIPRACPNVDTAMLFPATTWNDPERYRGQARKLAALFRENFARFGTDVPADLADAGPRM, from the coding sequence ATGAACGGAGGGTACGTGGCCTATACCGCTGGTCTGGAATCTCTCGGCATCCGGAACGTTCGCGAAGTCTATTGGAATCTGACAACGCCAGCCCTCTACGAGGCCGCCATCCGCCGTTACGAGGGAATGGTGAGCCATCTTGGCCCCTTTGTCTTCCGGACGGGAGAGCACACCGGCCGGCTCCCCAAGGACAAGTTCCTCGTTCAGGAGCCTGCTTCCCGGGACAAGATCTGGTGGGGAGCCGTGAATCAGCCGCTCTCCCCAGAGGCTTTCGAGCTCCTGCGGAGACGGCTCCTCGCCTACCTTCAGGGCAAGGACCTGTTCATCCAGGACTGCTACGGCGGCGCCGACCCGCGTCATCGCATCCCCCTGCGGATCATCACGGAGCGGGCCGTCCACTCCCTATTTGCTCGAACTCTCTTCGTGCGAGAGAAAGACCGGTCGAAGCTGCCCCACGCCAACCCCGCCTTTACGATCCTGCACGCACCCGATTTCCGCGCCGACCCCGCGGTCGATGGGATCCGGTCCGAAGCATTCATTACGATCCATCTCGGCCAGGGCTTGGTGCTGATTGGCGGGACCGCCTACGCCGGAGAGATCAAAAAATCGGTCTTCACGATCCTCAACTATCTTTTCCCTCCGCAGGGGATCCTCTCGATGCACTGCTCGGCCAACTTCGGCGCGTCTCCCAAGGAGACGGCCATTTTTTTCGGGCTTTCCGGCACCGGTAAGACCACCCTTTCCGCCGACCCGCATCGGACGCTGATCGGCGACGACGAGCACGGCTGGACCGACACCGGGATCTTCAACTTCGAAGGGGGTTGCTATGCCAAGGTGATTCGCCTCTCCGCCCATGGCGAGCCCGAGATTTTCGCCGCGAGCCAGCGGTTCGGCACCCTCTTGGAAAACGTCTCGCTCGATGTCGACAGTCGCCGCGTGGACTTCGACGATGCCTCGCTGACGGAAAACACGCGCTCGGCCTACCCCGTACACTACCTGCCGCATGCGGTCGAGGACGGGATGGGAGGGCATCCAAAACAGGTCGTCTTTCTCGCCTGCGACGCCTTCGGCATCTTGCCACCCGTTTCCCGGCTCACCCGGGATCAGGCCCTCTACCACTTCTTATCGGGCTATACCGCCAAGGTGGCGGGGACCGAGGTTGGCGTTCGGAGCCCGGAGGCTACCTTCAGCACCTGCTTCGGCGCCCCCTTCCTCGTCCATCCTCCCAAGGTTTACGCGGAGCTACTGAAGAAAAAGCTCGAGGAGCACGGCGCTCATGTCTGGCTCGTGAACACCGGCTGGACGGCGGGGCCCTATGGAGAAGGCCGGCGAATCCCCCTCTCCACGACACGCGCCATCGTCCACGCCATTTGCGACGGCTCCCTTGCCAAGGCCGACTGCGTCGAAGAGCCCTTTTTCGGCCTCCGGATCCCCCGCGCCTGCCCGAATGTCGACACGGCAATGCTCTTTCCCGCGACAACCTGGAACGATCCGGAGCGTTATCGCGGCCAAGCCCGCAAGCTCGCCGCTCTCTTCCGGGAGAACTTCGCACGCTTCGGCACCGATGTTCCCGCCGACCTCGCGGACGCAGGTCCTCGGATGTGA
- a CDS encoding peptidylprolyl isomerase, which produces MISYSSMLRMPQSRFWAGRLGLRPRSLSIGREPRMVSRSASFAGLLLVLAAIPCRLFAQAGVDGVAAIVNDKVITFSEVKKQVEPNEAVLRETYQGPELVDRVKDARLNALRALIERELIIQDFKKKGYQIPDTFIETRVRDMIRSQFDGDRIAFIRTLQASGMTEERYKQNLLDQIVVQAMRMKNVSDSIVISPYQVEQYYHDHLAVFVEPPSVKLRLIFLQRSALKERRVGPDGQEEEYDQPLETAKDLETKLRFGANFGDLARSYSEGPRKQEGGDLGWVTRDTLRPEIADAAFAMFPGQTSDVISTPDGYYLLHLEDKRRERVKPISSVRTQIETALLQEKRQKRQQEWLDSLRVKAFIKMF; this is translated from the coding sequence GTGATTTCCTACTCCTCCATGCTGCGCATGCCCCAGTCCCGGTTCTGGGCCGGGCGGCTCGGCCTTCGCCCAAGGAGCCTCTCCATCGGGCGCGAGCCCAGGATGGTGAGCCGGTCGGCGTCTTTCGCCGGCTTGCTGCTCGTCCTGGCGGCGATCCCCTGCCGCCTTTTCGCGCAGGCCGGCGTCGACGGGGTTGCGGCGATCGTCAACGACAAGGTGATCACCTTTTCGGAGGTAAAGAAGCAGGTCGAGCCGAATGAGGCGGTCCTCCGGGAAACCTATCAAGGCCCAGAGTTGGTCGACCGGGTCAAGGATGCGCGGCTCAATGCGCTGCGCGCGCTGATCGAGCGAGAGCTCATCATTCAGGACTTCAAGAAGAAAGGCTACCAGATCCCGGACACCTTCATTGAAACGCGCGTCCGAGACATGATTCGGAGCCAGTTCGACGGGGACCGCATCGCCTTCATTCGGACCTTGCAGGCCAGCGGGATGACCGAAGAGCGGTATAAGCAGAACCTCCTCGACCAGATCGTCGTTCAGGCGATGCGGATGAAGAACGTCTCCGACAGCATCGTGATTTCCCCCTATCAGGTCGAACAGTACTACCACGATCACCTCGCCGTTTTTGTCGAGCCCCCGAGCGTAAAGCTGCGGTTGATCTTCCTCCAAAGGTCCGCTTTAAAGGAGCGTCGCGTTGGACCCGATGGGCAGGAGGAAGAGTACGATCAGCCACTGGAGACCGCCAAGGACCTGGAAACGAAGCTTCGCTTCGGAGCCAACTTCGGCGACTTGGCGCGCAGCTATTCCGAAGGACCTCGCAAGCAGGAGGGAGGCGATCTCGGCTGGGTGACCCGGGACACGCTGCGTCCCGAGATTGCGGACGCCGCCTTTGCAATGTTTCCGGGACAGACCAGCGACGTGATCTCCACTCCCGATGGCTATTATCTTCTCCACCTCGAGGACAAGCGGCGGGAGCGGGTCAAGCCGATCTCGAGCGTGCGCACCCAGATCGAGACCGCGCTCCTGCAAGAAAAGCGGCAGAAGCGCCAGCAAGAATGGCTCGACAGCCTGCGAGTCAAGGCGTTCATCAAGATGTTTTAG
- the pdxA gene encoding 4-hydroxythreonine-4-phosphate dehydrogenase PdxA, producing the protein MKTGVIGIPVGEPTGIGPEVVRKAVRSGRLPARFDYRIIGSDQGFRPGSPSLSSARAAREWLEEAILLWKEGAIQAIVTGPVHKAGLQAAGFPYPGQTEFFAERTGCGMGRVVMGFWHPRLSVSLLSTHCSLREAIASIRPEKIVLSAELLAEFLARLGRPSPRIAVAGLNPHAGEGGLFGSEERDLFEPAITLLQKRGWDVSGPLPPDSVFRQAFRGEFAGVVAAYHDQGLIPFKLVAFATGVNVTLGLPLIRTSPDHGTAFPIAGKDAADPRSMIAAIRLATRLVEARRSRKPARESR; encoded by the coding sequence ATGAAAACAGGGGTCATCGGCATCCCCGTAGGAGAACCGACGGGAATCGGCCCGGAAGTGGTCCGCAAGGCGGTTCGCTCCGGCCGACTTCCTGCTCGCTTCGACTATCGCATCATCGGCTCCGACCAGGGATTTCGCCCGGGCAGCCCGAGCCTCTCGTCCGCCCGAGCCGCGCGGGAATGGCTGGAGGAGGCGATCCTCCTGTGGAAGGAGGGTGCGATCCAGGCCATCGTAACCGGGCCCGTGCACAAGGCGGGCTTACAGGCGGCGGGCTTCCCTTATCCCGGGCAGACCGAGTTCTTTGCCGAACGGACCGGGTGCGGGATGGGAAGAGTCGTAATGGGCTTTTGGCATCCAAGGCTCTCGGTTTCCTTGCTCTCCACGCACTGCAGCCTCCGCGAGGCGATCGCCTCAATTCGTCCCGAGAAGATCGTGCTTTCGGCCGAGCTTCTCGCCGAATTCCTGGCTCGACTCGGACGCCCGTCTCCGCGGATCGCCGTCGCGGGGCTCAATCCACATGCCGGAGAGGGCGGCCTCTTCGGATCGGAGGAGCGAGATCTCTTCGAGCCGGCCATAACTCTCTTGCAGAAGAGAGGCTGGGACGTTTCCGGCCCTCTGCCGCCCGACTCCGTCTTCCGCCAAGCCTTTCGCGGGGAATTTGCCGGGGTCGTGGCCGCTTATCACGATCAAGGACTCATCCCTTTCAAGCTGGTGGCCTTTGCGACCGGGGTGAATGTCACGCTCGGCCTCCCGCTCATCCGAACCTCTCCCGATCACGGAACCGCATTCCCGATCGCCGGCAAGGACGCTGCGGATCCCAGAAGCATGATTGCGGCGATCCGGCTGGCCACACGCTTGGTGGAAGCCCGACGAAGCCGGAAACCTGCCAGAGAGAGCCGATGA
- the glcF gene encoding glycolate oxidase subunit GlcF: MEVRLSHSLQGEPAAREGERLIRACVHCGFCLPACPTYQLLGDELDSPRGRIYLIKEVLEGRGGAIAREHLDRCLLCRACERACPSGVEYGRLVATTRELLTAQAARSLRDRLLRWLIRAVVPHPARLSRAVAIARRLRPLLPASLAVKLPAPPPPPAAPPHPLRSHPRRMLLLPGCAQSVLSPATHLSLARVCDRLRIEPILSPGSGCCGALFHHLGSEEAALRQIRRNIDLWWSELHAGAEALLIPASACALMVHEYPDLLASDPAYADRARRIADAVKDPADLLLSEGLSHPIIPPERAVAVHCPCTQQPGLLNALLRNLGIPLAPQSDSPACCGAAGAYALLQPKLSHQIRAQKLSALEAGAPAEILTANIGCQLHLAGGSQLRVRHWIELIDECQEQARASPGACTRGEANGHERKACPRA; this comes from the coding sequence ATGGAAGTTCGCCTCTCCCATTCCCTGCAAGGCGAGCCTGCGGCCCGGGAAGGGGAGCGGCTGATCCGTGCCTGTGTCCATTGTGGCTTCTGCCTGCCGGCCTGCCCGACCTACCAGCTGCTAGGGGATGAGCTCGATAGCCCTCGAGGCCGGATCTACCTGATCAAGGAGGTGCTGGAAGGCCGGGGGGGAGCCATTGCCCGGGAGCACCTCGATCGCTGCCTCCTCTGCCGGGCCTGTGAGCGGGCCTGCCCTTCCGGGGTCGAATATGGACGGCTCGTTGCAACGACCCGGGAGCTGCTGACAGCCCAGGCTGCTCGGAGCCTGAGGGACCGCTTGCTTCGGTGGCTGATCCGGGCCGTGGTCCCCCATCCCGCCCGGCTCTCCCGCGCCGTCGCCATCGCCCGGCGGCTCCGGCCGCTCCTTCCGGCTTCCCTTGCGGTCAAGCTTCCGGCCCCACCTCCTCCTCCGGCCGCACCTCCCCACCCTCTCCGGTCTCACCCCCGCCGCATGCTGCTCCTTCCTGGCTGCGCCCAATCGGTTCTCTCTCCCGCCACCCATCTCTCTCTCGCCCGCGTCTGTGACCGGCTGCGGATTGAGCCCATCCTCTCCCCCGGATCCGGCTGCTGCGGCGCCCTCTTCCACCACCTCGGCTCCGAGGAAGCGGCTCTTCGCCAAATCCGGCGAAACATCGATCTCTGGTGGTCGGAGCTGCACGCGGGGGCCGAAGCGCTCCTCATTCCCGCAAGCGCCTGTGCCCTCATGGTCCACGAGTATCCCGACCTTCTCGCGAGCGATCCGGCTTACGCCGACCGTGCCCGCCGGATCGCGGACGCGGTAAAGGACCCCGCCGATCTGCTCCTTTCCGAGGGACTAAGCCATCCAATCATCCCGCCCGAGCGGGCGGTTGCGGTCCACTGCCCATGCACGCAGCAACCGGGCTTGCTCAACGCGCTGCTTCGCAACCTAGGAATCCCCCTGGCTCCGCAGAGCGACTCCCCTGCCTGCTGCGGGGCCGCCGGGGCGTATGCGCTCCTGCAGCCGAAGCTCTCCCACCAGATTCGGGCACAGAAACTATCCGCCTTGGAAGCGGGGGCACCCGCGGAGATTCTCACGGCCAATATCGGCTGCCAACTCCATCTTGCGGGCGGGAGCCAGCTCCGGGTCCGTCACTGGATCGAGCTGATCGATGAATGCCAGGAGCAAGCCCGCGCTTCTCCCGGTGCTTGCACCCGAGGGGAGGCCAATGGGCATGAACGCAAGGCGTGCCCCAGGGCATAG
- a CDS encoding FAD-linked oxidase C-terminal domain-containing protein — protein MLRRLRGAVPDCPLLSDPEELRPYECDGLTAYRQLPLAVAIPESVAQVQELLRVCRALRVPVIPRGAGTGLSGGTLPNRSGLVLSMTRFRKILAVDPLNRTARVEPGVTNRAISQAASPFGLFYAPDPSSEVACTIGGNIAENAGGLHCLKYGLTVHNVLSVKILTAEGELLVLGAEAFDAAGFDLLALFIGSEGLLGVVVEATVRLLPNPPFARLIVAGFPSVESASLAVGKLIGEGFAPAGLEMMDNLAIRAAEAYVHAGYPVEAAALLLCEFDGGPEEVDEQIELAEKRLRESGACFLRLSSSEEERQLLWKGRKSAFPAAGRMAPDYYCMDGTIPRRSLPEALLRIARLSEEFRLPVANVFHAGDGNLHPLILYDASRPQELQRAERLGGRILELCVELGGAITGEHGVGVEKLESMCLQFRAPELRQFHRIKEAFDPDGILNPGKAVPLLHRCAELGAMHLHRGGLPFPEIERY, from the coding sequence ATCTTGCGCCGATTGCGCGGTGCCGTGCCCGACTGCCCCTTGCTTTCCGACCCCGAGGAGCTGCGACCGTACGAATGCGATGGTTTGACCGCCTACCGCCAGCTCCCCTTGGCGGTCGCGATCCCGGAGTCGGTCGCTCAGGTCCAAGAGCTCCTCCGCGTCTGCCGTGCGCTTCGCGTTCCGGTGATTCCCCGCGGGGCGGGCACCGGCTTGTCGGGAGGCACTCTCCCGAATCGGTCAGGGCTGGTCCTGAGCATGACGCGATTTCGCAAGATCCTTGCTGTCGATCCGCTCAACCGGACGGCTCGGGTCGAACCCGGGGTGACCAATCGCGCGATCTCGCAAGCCGCATCGCCCTTCGGCCTCTTCTACGCTCCGGACCCTTCGTCAGAAGTCGCCTGTACCATCGGGGGCAACATTGCCGAGAATGCGGGCGGGCTCCACTGCCTCAAGTATGGGCTGACCGTTCACAACGTCCTTTCGGTGAAGATCCTCACCGCCGAGGGAGAGCTCCTCGTCCTTGGGGCGGAAGCGTTCGACGCGGCCGGCTTCGATCTTCTCGCCCTCTTCATCGGGTCCGAAGGACTACTGGGGGTGGTTGTGGAGGCGACGGTTCGGCTCCTGCCAAATCCTCCCTTCGCCCGTCTGATCGTCGCGGGGTTCCCTTCCGTCGAATCAGCCTCCCTAGCGGTGGGAAAGCTGATTGGGGAGGGCTTCGCGCCAGCAGGCCTGGAAATGATGGACAACTTGGCCATTCGAGCAGCCGAGGCCTACGTCCATGCCGGCTATCCGGTGGAGGCGGCCGCGCTCCTGCTCTGCGAGTTCGACGGGGGACCCGAGGAGGTCGACGAGCAGATCGAGCTTGCCGAAAAGCGGTTACGGGAGAGCGGCGCTTGCTTTTTGCGCCTCTCCTCCTCCGAAGAGGAAAGGCAGTTGCTCTGGAAGGGGAGAAAGTCGGCCTTTCCCGCTGCCGGCCGGATGGCCCCCGATTACTATTGCATGGACGGCACCATCCCCCGGCGGAGCCTTCCGGAAGCGCTGCTCCGCATCGCCCGGCTTTCGGAGGAATTCCGTCTGCCGGTTGCCAACGTCTTCCACGCGGGGGACGGCAACTTGCACCCGCTGATCCTCTACGACGCGAGCCGACCGCAGGAGCTTCAGCGAGCCGAGCGCCTCGGCGGCCGGATCCTGGAGCTCTGCGTGGAGCTGGGTGGGGCCATCACCGGGGAACATGGCGTCGGAGTCGAAAAGCTTGAGTCCATGTGCCTCCAGTTTCGCGCCCCGGAGCTGAGGCAATTTCACCGCATCAAGGAGGCGTTCGATCCAGACGGCATCCTCAACCCGGGCAAGGCGGTTCCGCTGCTCCATCGTTGCGCCGAGCTGGGCGCGATGCACCTCCACCGCGGCGGGCTACCCTTCCCCGAGATCGAACGGTACTGA
- a CDS encoding DR2241 family protein: MKLTDWLEARLARTRSPWILGEIRISPGYLLTHREDLPEDARLELVSSDQAFLDLVRFDASGHFRPLRGAPGLCKGWRRGPLSATRLIADLQLLYPGAVALLAAWEEGRLAPTPFAETAGRQTGLYQGTRRLSSEDLPPLVGEICTQGCLRRPLWHAPELGSNTAGTLSLLCPEACPFFLHKARSRVKGPA, translated from the coding sequence ATGAAGCTCACGGACTGGCTTGAAGCTCGGCTTGCGCGGACCCGCTCTCCCTGGATCCTGGGGGAAATTCGGATCTCTCCCGGCTATCTTCTGACACATCGAGAGGACCTTCCGGAAGATGCTCGGCTGGAGCTCGTATCGAGTGACCAAGCCTTTCTGGATCTGGTCCGCTTCGATGCTTCCGGCCATTTTCGGCCGCTGCGAGGAGCTCCCGGATTGTGCAAGGGGTGGCGGCGCGGACCGCTTTCGGCCACTCGGCTCATTGCCGACCTCCAGCTTCTCTATCCGGGAGCGGTAGCACTGCTCGCCGCCTGGGAGGAAGGGAGGCTCGCGCCGACGCCTTTTGCGGAGACGGCCGGTCGCCAGACCGGCCTCTACCAGGGCACACGGCGGCTCTCCTCCGAAGACCTCCCCCCCTTGGTCGGCGAGATCTGCACGCAGGGCTGCCTGCGCCGACCTCTTTGGCATGCTCCAGAGCTCGGGTCGAATACGGCAGGCACGCTCTCTCTCCTCTGCCCCGAGGCGTGCCCATTTTTCCTCCACAAGGCTCGCTCACGAGTTAAAGGACCGGCTTGA
- a CDS encoding CbiX/SirB N-terminal domain-containing protein, whose protein sequence is MSKFRDRALVLAGHGSMFSSESALPVYRHAASLRRSETFAAVYECFWKEEPSYRTALYGVEEECIYLVPDFLSHGYFTREILPREFELLGPLTRRGSREIRYCEPPGRHPRMAEAIVEQALGALREVDCRDVTLLLVGHGTDRNENSAETAWEQAERIRASGRFAGCSVAFLEQEPCVSRWRELMSTRDLAVVPFFLSEGKHSYTDIPRLMGWTRHPRDPEFCHPQATEGGRRVYYAGAAGMASIVDQVILAQVLAFDEAHGLA, encoded by the coding sequence GTGAGCAAGTTCCGCGATCGGGCCCTCGTCCTGGCGGGTCACGGTTCGATGTTCTCTTCCGAATCGGCTCTCCCGGTCTATCGGCATGCCGCGTCCTTGCGAAGGTCGGAGACATTCGCCGCAGTCTATGAGTGCTTCTGGAAGGAGGAACCTTCCTATCGCACCGCGTTGTACGGAGTGGAAGAGGAGTGCATCTATCTCGTTCCCGATTTCCTCAGTCATGGCTATTTCACCCGGGAGATCCTTCCGCGGGAGTTCGAGCTGCTCGGGCCCCTCACCCGACGGGGCTCACGCGAGATCCGCTATTGCGAGCCGCCGGGGCGCCATCCGCGCATGGCGGAGGCGATCGTGGAGCAGGCGCTGGGGGCGCTGCGGGAAGTCGACTGCCGCGACGTCACTCTGCTCCTGGTCGGACATGGAACCGACCGAAACGAGAATTCCGCAGAGACCGCATGGGAGCAAGCCGAGCGCATTCGCGCCTCCGGCCGATTTGCCGGATGCAGCGTGGCATTCCTGGAGCAGGAACCGTGTGTCTCCCGATGGCGCGAGCTGATGAGCACGCGGGATCTCGCCGTCGTTCCGTTCTTTCTCTCCGAAGGGAAGCACTCGTATACCGACATTCCTCGGCTGATGGGCTGGACCCGGCATCCGCGGGATCCGGAGTTCTGCCACCCACAAGCGACCGAGGGAGGACGACGAGTCTACTATGCCGGAGCGGCGGGAATGGCTTCCATCGTGGATCAGGTCATCCTGGCACAGGTACTCGCATTCGATGAAGCTCACGGACTGGCTTGA